Proteins encoded by one window of Candidatus Glassbacteria bacterium:
- the acs gene encoding acetate--CoA ligase: MSDSSKQNPQTIDTLLEEGRVFKPSEEFRSKANAADADIYEKADKDPEAFWAEFAEELDWYKKWDKVLEWNPPDAKWFVGGKINACYNCVDRHVKNGLRNKAALIWEGEPGEKRTLTYWDVYREVNKFANALKGLGIRKGDRVAIYLPMVPELIISVLACARIGAVHSVVFAGFSPEALAERINDAEAKLLITADGGFRRGMIIPLKHDADFALINTPSIEHVVIVKRGDFPLRVKEGRDHWYHRLMQEADNYCEPEWMDAEDMLYILYTSGTTGEPKGIIHTTGGYMVGTYATSKLVFDLKPEDVFWCTADVGWVTGHSYIVYGPMANGATQVIYEGAPDWPDRNRFWQIVENYGVTVFYTAPTAIRAFMRWGEKEPAKHDLSSLRLLGSVGEPINPEAWMWYHEHIGGEKCPIVDTWWQTETGAIMITPLPGLTTTKPGSATQPFPGIKAEIRTESGEVVEKGGGYLALTHPWPAMLRGLYGDRERFVETYWSKWDDGAYFTGDGAKRDEDGCFWVLGRVDDVINCAGHRLSTMEVESAFVDHPDVVETAVVGVADDLKGQAVVAFVTLREGVEMDKKLEERLKEHVVRKIGAIARPKQVLFSAELPKTRSGKIMRRLLRDIAGGQILGDTSTLADPTVVEELKRRYEEE; encoded by the coding sequence ATGTCAGATTCCTCCAAACAGAATCCCCAAACTATCGATACTCTGCTCGAGGAAGGGCGCGTATTCAAGCCCTCCGAGGAGTTCCGGTCCAAGGCCAATGCGGCGGATGCGGATATCTACGAAAAAGCGGACAAGGACCCCGAGGCTTTCTGGGCCGAGTTCGCCGAGGAACTGGACTGGTACAAAAAATGGGACAAGGTTCTCGAATGGAATCCCCCCGACGCCAAGTGGTTCGTCGGCGGCAAGATCAACGCCTGCTACAACTGTGTCGACCGTCACGTAAAGAACGGCTTGCGTAACAAGGCGGCGCTGATCTGGGAGGGCGAGCCCGGCGAGAAACGCACGCTGACCTACTGGGATGTCTACCGCGAGGTCAACAAGTTCGCCAACGCGCTCAAAGGCCTTGGCATCAGGAAAGGCGATCGGGTGGCGATCTACCTGCCGATGGTCCCCGAACTGATTATCTCCGTGCTGGCCTGCGCCAGGATCGGCGCCGTGCACTCGGTGGTCTTCGCCGGGTTCAGCCCCGAGGCGCTGGCCGAGCGGATCAACGACGCCGAGGCCAAGCTGCTGATCACGGCCGATGGCGGTTTCAGGCGAGGAATGATTATCCCGCTCAAGCATGACGCCGATTTCGCGCTGATCAACACGCCCTCGATCGAGCATGTGGTGATTGTCAAGCGCGGCGATTTCCCGCTGCGGGTCAAGGAAGGCCGCGATCACTGGTACCATCGCCTGATGCAGGAAGCCGACAACTACTGCGAGCCGGAGTGGATGGACGCCGAGGATATGCTCTATATCCTCTATACCTCCGGCACCACCGGTGAGCCCAAGGGGATTATCCATACCACCGGCGGCTACATGGTGGGTACATATGCCACCAGCAAGCTGGTGTTCGACCTCAAGCCGGAAGACGTGTTCTGGTGCACGGCCGATGTCGGCTGGGTGACCGGCCACAGTTACATTGTCTACGGGCCGATGGCCAACGGGGCGACCCAGGTGATCTACGAGGGCGCGCCCGACTGGCCCGACCGCAACCGCTTCTGGCAGATTGTCGAAAACTACGGCGTAACTGTATTCTACACCGCACCTACCGCTATCCGCGCGTTCATGCGCTGGGGCGAGAAAGAGCCCGCCAAGCACGATCTCAGCAGCCTCCGCCTGCTGGGCAGCGTGGGCGAACCGATCAACCCCGAGGCCTGGATGTGGTACCACGAGCATATCGGCGGCGAGAAGTGCCCGATTGTCGATACCTGGTGGCAGACCGAGACCGGCGCGATCATGATCACTCCCTTGCCGGGACTGACCACCACCAAGCCCGGTTCGGCCACGCAGCCGTTCCCCGGGATCAAGGCGGAAATCCGCACCGAGAGCGGTGAAGTGGTGGAGAAAGGCGGCGGCTACCTGGCGCTCACCCACCCGTGGCCCGCGATGCTGCGCGGTCTCTATGGCGACCGGGAGCGGTTCGTTGAAACCTACTGGAGCAAATGGGACGACGGCGCGTATTTCACCGGCGATGGGGCCAAGCGCGATGAGGACGGTTGTTTCTGGGTGTTGGGCCGGGTGGACGACGTGATCAATTGCGCCGGACACCGCTTGAGCACGATGGAGGTCGAGAGCGCCTTTGTCGACCATCCCGACGTGGTCGAGACAGCGGTGGTGGGCGTTGCCGATGATCTCAAGGGCCAGGCCGTGGTAGCATTTGTCACTCTGCGCGAGGGCGTGGAGATGGATAAAAAACTGGAAGAGCGGCTCAAGGAGCACGTGGTGCGCAAGATCGGCGCTATCGCGCGGCCCAAGCAGGTGCTGTTTTCAGCCGAACTGCCCAAGACCCGCAGCGGCAAGATCATGCGCCGTCTGCTGCGCGATATCGCCGGCGGGCAGATACTGGGAGACACCAGCACCCTGGCCGACCCGACCGTGGTCGAGGAACTCAAGCGGCGTTACGAGGAAGAGTAG
- a CDS encoding Rrf2 family transcriptional regulator — protein MLSQTGRYALKALVYLARHGGDGYVLVKEISSSLDIPRQYLSKILHSLTRVGLLRSQRGRTGGFRLNRPAAEITLFEVIDPLDHLSRLSNCLMCDEPCDDNDPCGLHEMWGEVRGKYLDFLNTTTLEKLSSAS, from the coding sequence ATGTTATCGCAAACCGGCAGATACGCCTTGAAAGCGCTCGTTTACCTTGCCAGGCATGGAGGAGACGGCTACGTGCTGGTGAAAGAGATCAGCAGCAGTCTGGATATCCCCCGGCAATATCTGTCAAAGATATTACATTCGCTGACCCGCGTGGGCTTGCTTCGCTCACAGCGGGGCCGCACGGGCGGGTTCCGCCTCAACCGGCCTGCCGCGGAGATCACGCTTTTCGAGGTGATAGATCCCCTCGACCACCTCAGCCGTCTGAGCAACTGCCTTATGTGCGATGAGCCCTGCGACGATAACGATCCCTGCGGCCTGCACGAGATGTGGGGCGAGGTGCGGGGAAAGTATCTCGATTTTCTTAATACGACAACTCTGGAGAAACTGAGTTCGGCAAGCTGA
- a CDS encoding carbohydrate binding family 9 domain-containing protein, whose product MSLLTNKIVPALIFLTISYSFLLLNATVQTAPQVRRIKAVKAEKPPVIDGLLDDALWQTTDWQSDFYQLNPDLGKPAQATTRVAVAYDDKFIYVACCCSNPTGEAANSRITRRDGNMDLDNAVTFYLDTFRSRRDSYYFSTNSLGTQADGRIGEDGLSIDKTWDGSWTVAAKEGKNRWRAEIAIPVSEIRFPESSDRPWGVNFRRNYPDYFEESFWSETDRVSEVASFGDLVGLSGFKKRFSASLYPYIVSLNANTPSAGRKTIYSSGGTEMITGADLRFNLGTTANGNLTYNPDFATVEADQEVINLTRYETFFPEKRLYFIEGAELFDNPIKVFYSKRIGDIDYGVKTNGRAGKYNYSVLSARERPMSGNPSSVTSALRLQRDVLGTSNIGLLAVDRTFRGGYNRAFSTDATIDLPSNVKVSSQFVGSFPSSGGNFTNAYFLRAARETDIYHYNLRFTNIDPGFRDNINALGFIPDDDRRELGSDVLYRWWVRKHHVENIHFVSQNNIFWSHSGALRNVKFTQHVSVTFSNKWTAAFFNNYRTELFEKRYHNHTVMLGGGYNLQQWNSYMLLYQRGRNFDSDLELWTLRSRFKPRDNLALGYRFQHLSLSPDPRQRSTVQHVLSVDYNFTPDLYLRFFTQANNRNNRYYIYGLFGWRFAPPFGALYIAYTADRFDTFDDLLVPVFREDQRALFVKLTVPLALSR is encoded by the coding sequence ATTTCTTTGTTGACCAATAAAATTGTTCCCGCACTGATTTTTCTCACCATCAGTTACTCTTTCTTGCTTTTGAATGCAACAGTACAGACCGCGCCGCAGGTGCGCAGGATAAAAGCCGTCAAGGCAGAAAAACCACCAGTCATAGACGGTTTGCTGGATGATGCTCTCTGGCAGACCACCGACTGGCAGAGTGATTTCTATCAGCTTAATCCAGATCTAGGTAAACCAGCTCAGGCGACGACCAGGGTGGCTGTGGCTTATGATGATAAATTTATCTATGTAGCCTGCTGCTGCTCCAACCCAACTGGTGAAGCAGCCAATTCGCGGATTACCCGCCGTGACGGCAACATGGACCTGGACAATGCTGTGACTTTTTATCTCGATACCTTCCGCAGCAGACGGGACAGCTACTACTTTTCCACCAATTCTCTCGGCACGCAAGCTGATGGCAGGATCGGTGAGGACGGTCTCTCAATCGATAAAACCTGGGACGGCTCATGGACCGTGGCAGCGAAAGAGGGAAAAAATCGTTGGAGAGCTGAAATAGCCATTCCGGTGAGCGAGATCCGATTCCCTGAAAGTTCGGACCGTCCGTGGGGGGTTAATTTCAGGAGGAATTATCCTGACTATTTTGAGGAAAGCTTCTGGAGTGAGACGGACAGGGTCTCGGAGGTTGCCAGCTTCGGTGATCTGGTTGGTCTCTCCGGGTTCAAGAAGAGGTTTTCTGCCTCGCTTTATCCTTACATCGTATCCCTGAATGCAAATACGCCATCTGCCGGCAGAAAAACCATATACTCTTCCGGGGGAACCGAGATGATAACAGGCGCGGACCTGCGTTTCAACCTCGGGACAACTGCTAATGGCAACCTGACCTACAACCCGGATTTCGCCACTGTCGAGGCCGACCAGGAAGTGATCAACCTCACCCGCTACGAGACCTTTTTCCCGGAGAAGAGGCTTTATTTTATCGAGGGGGCGGAACTGTTTGACAACCCTATAAAAGTATTTTATTCCAAGCGGATAGGAGATATAGATTATGGGGTAAAAACAAACGGACGTGCGGGCAAATATAATTATTCTGTGCTTTCCGCAAGAGAGCGTCCCATGAGTGGGAACCCCTCTTCAGTTACCTCTGCTCTTAGGCTTCAGCGAGACGTGTTAGGAACTTCAAACATAGGACTTCTGGCTGTGGATAGAACGTTCCGCGGCGGCTACAATAGGGCCTTTAGCACAGATGCCACTATCGATCTACCCTCAAATGTTAAAGTGAGTTCGCAATTTGTGGGCAGTTTTCCTTCGAGTGGTGGCAATTTCACCAATGCCTATTTCCTGCGTGCCGCCCGTGAGACTGACATTTATCACTACAACTTGCGATTTACCAACATCGATCCCGGTTTCCGCGACAATATCAACGCGTTGGGTTTTATTCCGGATGATGATCGCCGCGAGCTGGGCAGCGATGTCCTCTATAGGTGGTGGGTAAGAAAACACCATGTGGAAAATATTCATTTTGTCTCTCAAAACAACATATTCTGGAGCCATAGTGGAGCGTTGCGAAATGTGAAATTTACCCAGCATGTATCAGTTACTTTCAGCAATAAGTGGACGGCAGCATTTTTCAACAACTACCGTACCGAACTGTTCGAGAAGCGCTACCACAACCATACAGTTATGCTTGGGGGCGGCTACAACCTGCAGCAGTGGAACTCTTATATGCTTCTTTACCAGCGGGGACGAAACTTCGATTCAGACCTCGAGTTGTGGACACTCCGCTCGCGCTTCAAGCCCCGGGATAACCTTGCTCTGGGGTACCGATTCCAGCATTTAAGCCTTTCACCAGATCCACGCCAACGGAGCACCGTGCAACATGTGCTGTCTGTAGATTATAATTTTACGCCTGATCTTTACCTGCGGTTTTTCACCCAGGCCAATAACAGAAACAACCGTTATTATATTTATGGACTTTTCGGCTGGCGTTTCGCCCCACCGTTCGGAGCGCTTTATATCGCGTATACAGCAGACCGCTTTGACACCTTTGATGATTTGCTTGTGCCTGTATTCCGAGAAGACCAGCGGGCTCTTTTCGTGAAACTCACTGTACCACTGGCTCTCTCGCGATAA
- a CDS encoding glycosyltransferase family 4 protein, which translates to MSDPADRATPARAVRVLMVTGAYYPEVSGAGLQCRSLVQSAGGTGFEFSVITTALDRSLPKASSDDGVPVCRLPAGGIFSVLSRWVLRLPEVVRAVARADIVHLHGFSRKSCFFTLTARLLGKKVLLKMSSLGEDDPSSVRRSGSLRWRFYRMADFFLAPSPALAEAYRSSPLAADKLRQLANGVDTAKFRPADEQEKLELRRKLGLPEDGVALVSLGHFSAEKRFDLLARTWSALQGSDGEIHLWLAGENSPGAYEVDSRVVEAVHAAGSREGRPGELASPGRVGNPEDWLRAADIFVLPSVREGLPNALLEAMSCGLAVVAARLPGITDHVLSYGGDEAAGLLFEPDNERVLTAAIASLAGSGELRGVLGERARRKIVHEYRLEIVAERYRNLLRQLTGSSSD; encoded by the coding sequence ATGTCCGATCCGGCAGACAGAGCGACTCCCGCCAGAGCTGTGCGCGTGTTGATGGTCACCGGGGCGTACTATCCCGAAGTCTCCGGTGCGGGACTCCAATGCCGCTCGCTGGTGCAGTCCGCGGGTGGTACGGGGTTCGAGTTCAGCGTAATCACCACCGCGCTGGACCGTTCGCTGCCGAAAGCTTCCTCTGACGACGGCGTGCCCGTATGCCGCCTGCCGGCCGGTGGAATTTTTAGCGTCCTCTCACGCTGGGTTCTCCGGCTGCCGGAGGTGGTCAGGGCGGTGGCCCGGGCCGATATCGTCCATCTCCACGGCTTCAGCCGCAAGAGCTGTTTTTTTACCCTTACCGCCCGCCTGCTCGGGAAAAAAGTTCTGCTCAAAATGAGCAGCCTGGGCGAGGATGACCCGTCCAGCGTCCGGCGCTCCGGCAGTCTGCGCTGGCGGTTCTACCGGATGGCCGATTTTTTTCTGGCTCCATCGCCCGCCCTGGCCGAGGCTTACCGCAGCTCGCCGCTGGCAGCCGACAAACTGCGCCAACTGGCCAACGGGGTCGACACCGCGAAGTTCCGGCCGGCGGACGAACAGGAAAAACTCGAGCTGCGCAGGAAGCTGGGACTCCCGGAGGACGGCGTGGCCCTTGTCAGCCTCGGCCATTTCTCGGCGGAAAAACGCTTCGACCTCCTTGCCCGGACATGGAGCGCCCTGCAAGGCAGCGACGGTGAAATCCATCTCTGGCTGGCGGGAGAAAACAGCCCCGGAGCGTACGAGGTCGACAGCCGGGTGGTGGAGGCCGTGCATGCGGCGGGCAGCCGCGAAGGCAGACCCGGAGAACTGGCCTCGCCCGGCAGGGTCGGTAACCCGGAGGACTGGCTGCGGGCCGCGGATATTTTCGTGCTGCCGTCGGTGCGCGAGGGCCTGCCGAACGCGCTGCTGGAGGCGATGAGCTGCGGGCTGGCGGTCGTGGCCGCCCGTCTGCCGGGGATTACCGACCACGTGCTGAGCTACGGCGGCGATGAGGCCGCGGGGCTGCTGTTCGAGCCGGATAACGAGCGGGTACTTACCGCGGCGATCGCCAGCCTGGCCGGCTCCGGGGAGCTGCGCGGGGTGCTGGGAGAGCGCGCCCGGAGGAAGATCGTGCACGAGTACAGGCTGGAGATTGTGGCGGAGCGCTACCGCAATCTCCTGCGCCAACTGACCGGGAGCAGTAGCGATTGA
- a CDS encoding NTP transferase domain-containing protein — MYPDKHRTRGRYGRAPAKTQAGVEMSNAANDVDLVVMIMAGGAGTRFWPMSTEERPKQFLNLFGGRSLIQQSYDRVAGLVPDERIMVLTNEVLTGLVREQLPSLPAENVIGEPMRRDTAAAVALAALLARRRWGNPVMAVLTADHLIRPVELFQRTLLSAARAAAVKPVIYTFGVQPNYPATCYGYLERGREVADDDGIGHYELIRFVEKPDAPTAEEYLSSGRYYWNSGMFIWSIETITGELERQLPDHVRHLSRAVEADGTPQWTRALAESFEPLEATSIDFGVMEGAEAVHMLAARFEWNDVGGWLALEEFLDSDSDGNAHRGGLEVLDAGGNLVFCEDESETVALIGVSDLVVVRVGNRTLVATKERVEEIKALVKSLKGGGR; from the coding sequence ATGTATCCTGATAAACACCGGACAAGGGGCCGGTACGGACGGGCACCGGCGAAAACTCAGGCGGGAGTGGAAATGTCAAACGCAGCAAATGATGTGGATCTGGTGGTGATGATCATGGCCGGGGGGGCAGGAACGCGGTTCTGGCCGATGAGTACCGAGGAGCGTCCCAAGCAGTTTCTCAACCTGTTCGGCGGCCGCAGTCTGATTCAGCAGAGTTACGACCGGGTGGCCGGGCTGGTGCCTGATGAACGGATCATGGTGCTGACCAACGAGGTGCTGACAGGGCTGGTTCGCGAGCAGCTGCCGTCACTGCCGGCGGAGAACGTGATCGGCGAGCCGATGCGCCGGGATACGGCCGCGGCCGTGGCTCTGGCGGCTCTGCTGGCCCGCAGAAGGTGGGGCAACCCGGTAATGGCCGTGCTGACCGCCGACCACCTGATCCGTCCAGTGGAGCTGTTCCAGCGGACTCTGCTTTCGGCCGCGCGGGCGGCGGCCGTCAAGCCGGTGATCTATACGTTCGGCGTACAGCCCAATTATCCCGCCACCTGTTACGGCTACCTCGAGCGCGGGAGAGAGGTGGCCGATGACGACGGGATCGGTCATTACGAGCTGATCAGGTTCGTTGAAAAGCCCGATGCCCCCACCGCTGAGGAGTATCTCTCCTCTGGCCGGTACTACTGGAACAGCGGGATGTTTATCTGGAGTATCGAGACAATCACCGGCGAGCTGGAGCGCCAGTTGCCGGACCACGTGCGCCACTTGAGCCGGGCGGTCGAGGCCGACGGGACTCCGCAATGGACCCGGGCGCTGGCCGAATCGTTCGAGCCGCTGGAGGCGACCTCGATAGATTTCGGCGTGATGGAGGGCGCGGAGGCAGTCCACATGCTGGCCGCCCGGTTCGAATGGAACGATGTCGGCGGGTGGCTGGCCCTGGAGGAGTTTCTCGACAGCGATTCAGACGGCAACGCGCACCGGGGCGGCCTGGAGGTGCTGGACGCTGGCGGCAACCTGGTATTCTGCGAGGACGAGAGTGAGACGGTAGCTCTGATTGGAGTGAGCGACCTGGTGGTGGTGCGCGTCGGCAACCGTACGCTGGTGGCGACGAAAGAGCGCGTCGAGGAGATCAAAGCGTTGGTTAAGAGTCTGAAAGGCGGGGGTCGGTAA
- a CDS encoding cobalamin-independent methionine synthase II family protein yields the protein MGPRIRTTLVGSYPLPAWLAAMPGAGALRDATAVVLKTQENAGIDLVVDGELYRFDVNHPETNGMIEYFVRPLGGVRDQITREDSKRFADQQGMSFRARPSAVVESELTEGTLDLPADCSSVRRLTASPFKFTLTGPHMLCKTLLDNHYGSPEKLCRALAEILAAQVKDIEADAVQIDEANITGHPEDAGWAAECINMVLAEVRTVPAIHLCFGNYGGQTIQQGRWKKLVKFIGMLAADHILVEAAHRAPNELKHLAEADSEVRYGIGVIDIKSTVVETPEQIARRIEAAAKVLGPERIAYVNPDCGFWMLGRSIADRKIEALVAGRNLYEGR from the coding sequence ATGGGTCCCAGAATCAGAACCACGCTGGTGGGCAGTTATCCCCTGCCGGCTTGGCTGGCCGCGATGCCGGGGGCGGGCGCGCTGCGCGACGCCACCGCCGTGGTGCTCAAAACCCAGGAGAACGCCGGGATCGACCTGGTGGTGGACGGCGAGCTGTACCGCTTCGATGTCAACCATCCCGAAACCAACGGGATGATCGAGTATTTCGTCAGGCCATTGGGCGGAGTCCGTGATCAAATTACGCGCGAGGATAGTAAAAGATTCGCCGATCAGCAGGGAATGAGCTTCCGCGCCCGGCCCAGCGCTGTGGTAGAAAGCGAACTGACCGAGGGTACGCTCGACCTGCCCGCCGACTGCAGCAGCGTGCGCCGGCTGACGGCCAGCCCGTTCAAATTTACGCTTACCGGACCGCACATGCTCTGCAAAACACTGCTGGATAACCACTACGGTTCGCCGGAGAAACTCTGCCGGGCGCTGGCGGAAATCCTGGCTGCGCAGGTGAAAGATATCGAGGCGGACGCTGTGCAGATCGACGAAGCCAATATCACCGGGCACCCGGAGGACGCCGGGTGGGCCGCCGAGTGTATCAACATGGTGCTGGCCGAGGTCCGGACCGTTCCGGCCATCCACCTCTGTTTCGGCAACTACGGCGGTCAGACAATCCAGCAGGGCCGCTGGAAAAAACTCGTGAAATTTATCGGCATGCTGGCGGCCGACCACATCCTGGTCGAGGCGGCCCACCGGGCGCCGAATGAGCTGAAACATCTCGCCGAGGCGGACTCGGAGGTGCGCTACGGGATCGGCGTGATCGATATCAAATCGACCGTTGTCGAAACCCCGGAGCAGATCGCCCGCCGGATCGAGGCAGCCGCCAAAGTGCTCGGCCCCGAGCGGATAGCGTATGTCAACCCGGACTGCGGGTTCTGGATGCTGGGGAGGTCTATCGCCGACCGCAAGATCGAGGCGCTGGTAGCCGGGCGCAACCTGTACGAGGGACGCTGA
- a CDS encoding class I SAM-dependent methyltransferase gives MADQYLQAGITALDELLAQLSPRPRKILVIRCAPPAMFDPLLRKLDTAIPGAELAVLCHRDRSVDGRRCIIYNCDGFFRAEHAPLRELKAEKFDLAVLPYATDRRDAPFYHEVDRIALASGAKKMVITYRDGVALEADSGFFERKELAVVRPWLASRERAVGEICAFTGEQPDEVLEKCEMAGLRAVKLWQETGPQTEQQVREYYGGNDFYVYELIKTEYNGDRREILNAVLAECEPGVSVVDYGGGVGIFTIPLAEKGCRVTHLDLPGPLLDFAGFRFRRRGLDATLLAAVSEEPLEQSYEIILSVFVVEHLVDPQRTLAHLERHLAPGGKMLLAVDFEDRREADELLPLHLTHLERDEYYRRMEEMGLVRLRSCRELDVFMRGGEV, from the coding sequence ATGGCCGATCAATACCTGCAGGCGGGAATTACCGCGCTGGATGAACTGCTGGCTCAACTCTCTCCCCGGCCGCGAAAAATTCTTGTGATAAGGTGCGCTCCCCCGGCGATGTTCGACCCGCTGCTGCGAAAGCTCGATACCGCCATCCCCGGCGCAGAACTGGCGGTGCTCTGCCATCGGGATCGGTCAGTGGACGGGCGCAGGTGCATTATTTACAACTGTGACGGTTTTTTCCGTGCCGAACACGCACCGCTTCGGGAACTGAAAGCCGAAAAATTCGACCTGGCGGTCCTGCCCTACGCCACCGACCGCCGGGATGCTCCGTTCTACCACGAGGTAGACCGGATTGCCCTGGCCAGCGGAGCGAAAAAGATGGTGATAACCTACCGCGACGGCGTGGCGCTGGAAGCCGACAGCGGATTTTTCGAACGCAAGGAACTGGCGGTTGTCCGTCCCTGGCTGGCCAGTCGCGAACGCGCAGTCGGGGAAATCTGCGCTTTCACGGGCGAGCAGCCGGACGAGGTGCTTGAGAAATGCGAGATGGCCGGGCTGAGGGCGGTCAAACTCTGGCAGGAAACCGGCCCGCAAACCGAACAACAGGTGCGCGAATACTACGGCGGCAATGATTTCTACGTCTACGAGCTGATCAAGACCGAGTACAACGGTGACCGCCGGGAAATTCTGAACGCGGTGCTGGCCGAGTGCGAGCCGGGAGTGAGCGTGGTGGACTATGGCGGCGGGGTGGGCATTTTTACTATCCCCCTGGCCGAGAAAGGCTGCCGGGTGACCCACCTCGACCTGCCGGGGCCGCTGCTGGATTTCGCCGGATTCAGGTTCAGAAGGCGGGGGCTGGATGCAACCCTGCTGGCCGCCGTGAGCGAAGAGCCGCTCGAGCAGAGTTATGAAATCATCCTCTCGGTATTCGTGGTGGAACACCTGGTGGACCCCCAGCGGACGCTGGCCCACCTCGAACGCCATCTGGCCCCCGGGGGGAAAATGCTGCTGGCGGTGGATTTCGAGGACCGCCGCGAGGCCGATGAACTCCTGCCGCTGCACCTGACTCACCTGGAACGCGATGAGTACTACCGCCGGATGGAGGAGATGGGATTGGTGAGGCTGCGCAGTTGCCGGGAGTTGGATGTCTTCATGCGCGGGGGGGAAGTATAG